One genomic segment of Dysosmobacter sp. Marseille-Q4140 includes these proteins:
- a CDS encoding YbjQ family protein, whose amino-acid sequence MLLVNIDYIPGKEFEVLGLVKGTVVQSKNFGKDFMAGMKTLVGGEITGYTEMLNEARQIAVKRMVDEAEALGADAVINIRYGSSSVMQGAAEVIAYGTAVKYR is encoded by the coding sequence ATGCTGCTGGTCAATATTGATTACATTCCCGGAAAGGAATTCGAGGTTTTGGGTCTGGTGAAGGGCACCGTGGTCCAGTCCAAGAACTTCGGCAAGGACTTCATGGCGGGCATGAAGACTCTGGTGGGCGGCGAGATCACCGGCTACACGGAGATGCTCAACGAGGCCCGTCAGATCGCCGTCAAGCGGATGGTGGACGAGGCGGAGGCCCTGGGCGCCGACGCCGTTATCAACATCCGCTACGGTTCCTCCTCCGTCATGCAGGGCGCGGCGGAGGTCATCGCCTACGGCACGGCGGTCAAGTACCGGTGA
- a CDS encoding ATP-binding cassette domain-containing protein, with product MLELRDITKIYNPGTVTEQTLFDRFSLTVEDGQFVSIVGSNGSGKTSLLNIICGSIGIEGGDVLMDGKSISKLKDYQRYASMGRVYQDPSAGTCPNLTVLENLSLADNKGKPFGLGRGVNRRRVADYRDQLASLGLGLEDKLDVRMGALSGGQRQAVALLMATMTPLRFLILDEHTAALDPKTAEVIMALTDKVVREKQLTAMMVTHNLRYAAEYGDRILMMRQGQVVLDRAGADKAATSMDDLLAMFNKISLETGN from the coding sequence ATGCTTGAACTGCGTGACATCACCAAGATCTACAACCCCGGCACCGTCACGGAGCAGACGCTGTTCGACCGCTTCTCTCTGACGGTGGAGGACGGCCAGTTCGTCTCCATCGTGGGCAGCAACGGCAGCGGCAAGACCTCCCTGCTGAACATCATCTGCGGGTCCATCGGTATCGAGGGCGGCGACGTCCTCATGGACGGCAAAAGCATCTCCAAGCTGAAGGACTACCAGCGCTACGCCTCCATGGGCCGGGTGTATCAGGACCCCTCCGCCGGCACCTGCCCCAACCTGACGGTGCTGGAGAACCTGTCCCTGGCGGACAACAAGGGAAAGCCCTTCGGTCTGGGCCGGGGCGTCAACCGCCGCCGGGTGGCGGACTACCGGGACCAGCTGGCCTCCCTGGGCCTGGGGCTGGAGGATAAGCTGGACGTGCGCATGGGCGCCCTCTCCGGCGGCCAGCGGCAGGCGGTGGCGCTGCTGATGGCCACTATGACCCCCCTGCGCTTTTTGATCCTGGACGAACACACCGCCGCCCTGGACCCCAAGACCGCCGAGGTCATCATGGCCCTCACCGACAAGGTGGTGCGGGAGAAGCAGCTGACCGCCATGATGGTGACCCACAATCTCCGCTACGCCGCCGAGTACGGCGACCGCATCCTCATGATGCGCCAGGGCCAGGTGGTCCTGGACCGGGCCGGGGCCGACAAGGCCGCCACCTCCATGGACGATCTGCTTGCCATGTTCAACAAGATCTCCCTGGAGACAGGCAACTGA
- a CDS encoding CHAP domain-containing protein — protein MASCKDVLELARGEIGYCESPAGSNKTKYGIWFGLNGQPWCMMFLQWLFHQADAAALLPVKTASCGTMMRAAQAAGLWVTDGYRPGDLVIYDFPGGAATDHCGIVETAEAETLTAIEGNTAEGNDANGGMVMRRSRSLRLVAGAVRPRYEEEEEETVVRYAHLSDIPAKFRSVIEALMNAGVIQGDGSDPAGNGDVIDLSHDQVRLLVFAYRGGAFDARLKAAGLEPAVK, from the coding sequence ATGGCCAGCTGTAAAGATGTGCTGGAACTGGCCCGGGGGGAGATCGGCTACTGCGAGTCCCCCGCCGGGTCCAACAAGACGAAATACGGCATCTGGTTCGGACTCAACGGCCAGCCCTGGTGCATGATGTTTCTCCAGTGGCTGTTCCACCAGGCGGACGCTGCGGCGTTGCTGCCGGTCAAAACCGCCTCCTGCGGGACGATGATGCGGGCGGCCCAGGCCGCGGGGCTGTGGGTCACCGACGGTTACCGCCCCGGGGACCTGGTGATCTACGACTTCCCCGGCGGCGCTGCCACGGACCACTGCGGCATCGTGGAGACCGCGGAGGCAGAGACACTCACCGCCATCGAGGGCAACACCGCCGAGGGCAACGACGCAAACGGCGGCATGGTCATGCGGCGGAGCCGGTCCCTGCGGCTGGTGGCAGGGGCTGTCCGTCCCCGATACGAGGAAGAGGAGGAGGAAACCGTGGTTCGATATGCCCATCTCAGCGACATTCCGGCCAAGTTCCGGTCAGTGATCGAGGCGCTGATGAACGCCGGCGTCATCCAGGGCGACGGCAGCGACCCCGCCGGCAACGGCGACGTCATCGACCTGAGCCACGACCAGGTGCGGCTGCTGGTGTTCGCCTACCGGGGCGGCGCCTTTGACGCCCGGCTCAAGGCCGCCGGACTGGAGCCGGCGGTGAAATAA
- a CDS encoding threonine ammonia-lyase, whose translation MLTLDMVREAQEALRGIARRTPLDPAPRLGENIYIKAENLQLTGAFKLRGAYNKIRSLTPEEAARGVVACSAGNHAQGIALSATRLGIKSVICMPAGAPISKVEATRNYGAEVVLVPGVYDDAAAEAERMVREEGYTFAHPFNDPLVIAGQGTIGLEILEQLPEVEQIVVPIGGGGLISGIAFAVKSLRPDCRIVGVQAAGAASMYLSRHAGGPTELRSVSTIADGIAVKKPGDLTFALCQQYVDEIVTVSEDEIASAILALMEVQKTVAEGAGATSVAAVMFGKVDTSSRKTVCLVSGGNVDVTTLSRIITKGLSKAGRIAEITTKVVDKPGSLLQLLKVVADSGANILSIDHSREDQHSDVGACMVSMVLETRDAAHVEKIRQQLTAMGYHLDD comes from the coding sequence ATGCTGACATTGGATATGGTGCGGGAGGCCCAGGAGGCCCTGCGGGGCATCGCCAGGCGCACACCTCTGGATCCGGCCCCGCGGCTGGGCGAGAACATTTACATCAAGGCGGAGAATCTGCAGCTGACCGGCGCGTTCAAGCTGCGGGGCGCCTACAACAAGATCCGCTCCCTGACCCCGGAGGAGGCGGCGCGGGGCGTGGTGGCCTGCTCCGCGGGCAACCATGCCCAGGGCATCGCCCTATCGGCCACCCGGCTGGGCATCAAGTCCGTGATTTGCATGCCCGCCGGGGCGCCCATCAGCAAGGTGGAGGCCACCCGGAACTACGGCGCCGAGGTGGTGCTGGTGCCCGGCGTCTACGACGACGCAGCGGCGGAGGCAGAGCGGATGGTCCGGGAGGAGGGCTACACCTTCGCCCATCCCTTCAACGACCCCCTGGTCATTGCCGGCCAGGGCACCATCGGCCTGGAGATCCTGGAGCAGCTGCCGGAGGTGGAGCAGATCGTGGTGCCCATTGGCGGCGGCGGGCTCATCAGCGGCATTGCCTTTGCGGTCAAGAGCCTCAGACCCGACTGCCGGATTGTGGGCGTCCAGGCGGCGGGGGCCGCCTCCATGTATCTCTCCCGCCACGCCGGCGGCCCCACGGAGCTGCGCAGCGTGTCCACCATCGCCGACGGCATCGCCGTGAAGAAGCCCGGCGATCTGACCTTCGCCCTGTGCCAGCAGTATGTGGATGAGATCGTCACCGTCAGCGAGGACGAGATCGCCTCCGCCATCCTGGCGTTGATGGAGGTGCAAAAGACCGTGGCCGAGGGCGCCGGCGCCACCAGCGTGGCGGCGGTGATGTTCGGCAAGGTGGATACCTCCAGCCGCAAGACCGTGTGCCTGGTCTCCGGCGGCAATGTGGATGTGACCACGCTGTCCCGGATCATCACCAAGGGCCTTTCCAAGGCCGGGCGCATCGCGGAGATCACCACCAAGGTGGTGGACAAGCCGGGCAGCCTCCTGCAGCTTTTGAAGGTGGTGGCCGACAGCGGCGCCAACATCCTCAGCATCGACCACTCCCGGGAGGACCAGCACTCCGACGTGGGCGCCTGCATGGTGTCCATGGTCCTGGAGACCCGGGACGCCGCCCATGTGGAGAAGATCCGCCAGCAGCTGACGGCCATGGGCTATCATCTGGACGACTGA
- a CDS encoding MerR family transcriptional regulator, whose protein sequence is MKINEVEALVGITKKNIRFYEAEGLLAPRRNSENGYRDYGEAEVEVLRRIKLLRKLGLPLEEIRQMLSGTHTVGDGMRRHLVTLEREQKNLEQSMALCRRLKDREEPLAALDAQALLSEMEALEHQGATFLNRQTGDARRLRYVAPAVVTVIMVAFMASLMALMIWGFTTDADQAPPLPLVVVLVAIPGIVILGVLLALIQRVQEIEKGEIDDARKY, encoded by the coding sequence TTGAAAATTAATGAGGTGGAGGCTCTGGTGGGCATCACCAAGAAGAACATCCGCTTCTACGAGGCCGAGGGTCTGCTGGCGCCCCGGCGCAACAGCGAAAACGGCTACCGGGACTACGGCGAGGCGGAAGTGGAGGTCCTGCGGCGGATCAAGCTGCTGCGCAAGCTGGGATTGCCTCTGGAGGAGATCCGGCAGATGCTCTCCGGCACCCACACCGTGGGAGACGGGATGCGCCGCCATCTGGTGACGCTGGAGCGGGAGCAGAAGAACCTGGAGCAGTCCATGGCCCTGTGCCGCCGTCTGAAAGACCGGGAGGAGCCTCTCGCCGCCCTGGACGCCCAGGCGCTGCTGTCGGAGATGGAGGCTTTGGAGCACCAGGGCGCCACTTTCCTCAACCGGCAGACCGGCGACGCCCGGCGGCTGCGCTACGTGGCTCCGGCGGTGGTGACGGTCATCATGGTGGCCTTTATGGCCAGCTTGATGGCCCTGATGATCTGGGGCTTTACCACCGATGCCGACCAGGCCCCGCCGCTGCCCCTGGTAGTGGTGCTGGTGGCGATTCCCGGGATCGTCATTCTGGGGGTGCTGCTGGCCCTGATCCAGCGGGTCCAGGAGATCGAGAAAGGGGAGATCGACGATGCGCGGAAATACTGA
- a CDS encoding MBL fold metallo-hydrolase, whose translation MRVTYLGHSGFLAELEGVSLLFDWWKGELPALPVGKPLAVFASHRHPDHFDPRIFSLDGPDTRFLLGKGIRLTDRNRSRWGLDAAAAGRCRVLSGGETAEIFPGVSVETLPSTDEGVAFLVTAEGQTVFHAGDLNWWHWEGEDPAWNRNMEADFRRYAEPLRGRRIDLAMLPLDPRLGEDGFRGPRYFLDLADIRRMLPMHQWDDYGFTAAFLARYPQFADRTVPVTGPGQVISL comes from the coding sequence ATGCGCGTCACTTATCTGGGCCACAGCGGCTTTCTGGCGGAACTGGAGGGCGTGAGTCTGCTCTTTGACTGGTGGAAGGGGGAGCTGCCGGCCCTGCCGGTGGGAAAGCCCCTGGCGGTCTTTGCCAGCCACCGCCATCCGGACCACTTCGATCCCCGGATCTTCTCTCTGGACGGGCCGGACACCCGTTTCCTCCTGGGCAAGGGCATTCGCCTGACGGACCGGAACCGGAGCCGCTGGGGCCTGGACGCGGCCGCCGCAGGGCGGTGCCGCGTCCTCTCCGGCGGCGAGACGGCGGAGATCTTCCCCGGCGTCAGCGTGGAGACCCTGCCCTCCACCGACGAGGGCGTGGCCTTTCTGGTGACTGCGGAGGGACAGACCGTCTTTCACGCCGGGGACCTGAACTGGTGGCACTGGGAGGGGGAGGACCCCGCCTGGAACCGGAACATGGAGGCGGATTTCCGGCGGTACGCCGAGCCCCTTCGGGGGCGGCGGATCGACCTTGCCATGCTGCCCCTGGATCCCCGGCTGGGGGAGGACGGCTTCCGGGGTCCCAGGTACTTCCTGGACCTGGCGGACATCCGCCGGATGCTCCCCATGCACCAGTGGGACGACTACGGCTTCACCGCCGCCTTCCTGGCCCGGTATCCGCAGTTTGCGGACCGGACCGTGCCGGTCACGGGACCGGGCCAGGTTATTTCCCTGTGA